A single window of Candoia aspera isolate rCanAsp1 chromosome 3, rCanAsp1.hap2, whole genome shotgun sequence DNA harbors:
- the XKR9 gene encoding XK-related protein 9 yields MFHSKKAFLNFFTRVEMVSHETQQMRFTKRDFAVVIFGLVVYISDVGADLWMAKSFLCEGQYLRGTLILSTGLFSSIIIQLFSYTWFKEDNVEKLDWMFFLLHSLYGGIFIRYCFTLKRGYQAASDSSTNNIHNLYINAMADISMLQLFKAFLESTPQLVLQIHIVMASDHSTFYQYVSIALSFCSISCATVSYQIILRKSLPDKNEFNGIFCKLIYLFYKLMTLTSWILTIVLVTMFSIIGSIVLLILLWFGNLSWVIKQNTEFCKFKATEYVYRMIVGIILIFTFFNIKGENTVIVQTVYYVFRIIVTLIVLYICMFWKSLFDEKLYLSALIIAAAISLVLGILSLIIYYVLFHPNIYYTHDEVDGPGLERKQPCRISKFLIQ; encoded by the exons ATGTTTCATTCTAAGAAAgcctttttgaatttttttacccGCGTTGAAATGGTCAGTCATGAAACACAGCAAATGAGATTTACTAAGCGAGattttgctgttgttatttttgggCTTGTGGTTTATATATCTGATGTTGGAGCAGATCTGTGGATGGCAAAAAGCTTTTTATGTGAAGGCCAGTATTTGAGGGGTACCCTTATACTGTCCACAGGACTGTTTTCATCAATAATTATTCAGCTTTTCAGTTACACCTGGTTTAAAGAAGATAACGTTGAAAAGCTTGATTGGATGTTTTTTCTATTACATTCCTTATATGGTGGAATATTTATAAG ATACTGCTTCACACTGAAACGTGGATATCAGGCTGCATCAGACAGCTCCACCAACAACATTCATAACTTATACATCAATGCAATGGCTGATATAAGTATGCTTCAGCTATTTAAAGCCTTCCTGGAAAGCACACCCCAGCTTGTTCTTCAGATCCACATTGTGATGGCATCTGACCATTCTACCTTTTATCAGT aTGTTTCCATCGCCTTGTCTTTCTGCAGCATTTCCTGTGCAACAGTGAGCTATCAGATAATTTTGCGAAAATCTCTGCCCgataaaaatgaatttaatggGATATTTTGCAAACTAATATATCTTTTCTATAAACTGATGACATTAACTTCTTGGATACTTACCATTGTGCTAGTCACAATGTTCAGCATTATAGGTTCTATTGTTCTGCTTATATTGCTTTGGTTTGGGAATCTAAGCTGGGTGATAAAGCAAAACACTGAATTTTGTAAATTTAAAGCAACAGAATATGTTTATAGAATGATTGTGGGAATCATTctcatttttaccttttttaataTCAAGGGAGAAAACACAGTAATTGTTCAGACTGTTTATTATGTTTTTCGAATAATTGTAACTTtaattgtactgtatatatgtatgttctGGAAATCATTATTCGATGAAAAACTATATTTGTCAGCATTGATTATTGCAGCTGCAATCTCCTTAGTACTAGGTATTCTTTCTCTTATTATATATTATGTTCTTTTTCATCCTAATATTTATTACACACACGATGAAGTTGATGGACCAGGACTAGAAAGAAAACAACCCTGCAGAATTAGTAAATTTCTGATACAATAA